One stretch of Thermococcus sp. 21S9 DNA includes these proteins:
- a CDS encoding S9 family peptidase: MSGIEWNEKTFSRFAYVNDPRIEGSRIAYTLTKVNMKDNRYESTIVVEDLETGSRRFIENASMPRLSPDGSKLAFARPNEEKKETEVWVAELETMSAKKVLSAKNIRSLQWNDDSRRLLVVGFKRHDDDDFVFDDDVPFWFDSMGFLDGEKTTFWVLDTEAEEIIEEFEKPRFSSGLWHGDGILINVPHREDGKPALFKFYDVILWKDGNEEKLFERVSFEAVDSDGKAILLRGKKEKRFISEHDWLYLYDGELKPIYEGPLDVWGAKLTEGKVYFLTPDAGSVHLWLWDGKAERVVVGNHWIYGLDASNGKALLLIMTATRIGELYLYDGELKQVTDYNGPIFKKLKTFEPRHFRFKSKDLEIDGWYLKPELKEDEKAPVIVFVHGGPKGMYGHRFVYEMQLMANKGYYVVYVNPRGSDGYDEDFALRVLERTGLEDFEDIMTGIEEFFKLEPQADRERVGITGISYGGFMTNWALTQSDLFKAGISENGISYWLTSYAFSDIGLWFDVEVIGPNPLENENYRKLSPLFYAKNVKAPILLIHSLEDYRCPLDQSLMFYNVLKDLGKEAYIAVFKRGPHGHSIRGSPKHRSKRYKLFVEFFERKLRKYEEGFDVEKILKEKP, encoded by the coding sequence ATGAGCGGTATCGAATGGAACGAGAAGACCTTTTCTCGGTTCGCCTACGTGAACGACCCGCGGATTGAAGGGAGCAGAATAGCGTACACCCTGACCAAGGTCAACATGAAGGACAACAGGTACGAGAGCACGATAGTCGTTGAGGACCTCGAGACCGGTTCAAGGCGCTTCATTGAAAACGCCTCCATGCCGAGACTCTCGCCGGACGGGAGTAAACTTGCCTTCGCGAGGCCCAACGAGGAGAAGAAGGAAACCGAGGTCTGGGTTGCCGAGCTTGAGACGATGAGCGCCAAGAAGGTTCTCTCGGCCAAGAACATTCGCTCCCTCCAGTGGAACGACGACTCAAGGAGGCTTTTGGTGGTCGGCTTCAAGAGGCACGACGATGACGACTTCGTCTTTGACGACGACGTTCCCTTCTGGTTCGACAGTATGGGCTTCCTTGATGGGGAGAAGACAACCTTCTGGGTCCTCGACACCGAGGCGGAGGAAATCATAGAGGAGTTCGAGAAGCCCCGCTTCAGTTCAGGCCTATGGCACGGGGATGGAATACTCATCAACGTCCCGCACCGCGAGGACGGCAAGCCGGCCCTCTTCAAGTTCTACGACGTAATCCTCTGGAAGGACGGAAACGAGGAGAAGCTCTTCGAGCGCGTTTCCTTCGAGGCGGTTGACTCCGACGGGAAGGCGATTCTCCTTAGGGGCAAGAAGGAAAAGCGGTTCATCAGCGAGCACGACTGGCTCTACCTCTACGACGGCGAGCTTAAGCCTATCTATGAGGGTCCGCTCGACGTCTGGGGTGCGAAGCTCACCGAGGGCAAGGTCTACTTCCTAACGCCAGATGCGGGCAGTGTTCACCTCTGGCTCTGGGACGGTAAAGCCGAGAGGGTCGTCGTTGGAAACCACTGGATTTACGGCTTGGATGCCAGCAACGGAAAGGCCCTGCTCCTCATAATGACGGCAACGAGGATAGGCGAGCTCTACCTCTACGACGGCGAGCTCAAGCAGGTAACCGACTACAACGGGCCAATCTTCAAGAAATTGAAAACCTTCGAGCCGAGGCACTTCCGCTTCAAGAGCAAGGATTTGGAGATAGACGGCTGGTACCTCAAACCGGAGCTCAAGGAGGACGAGAAGGCCCCGGTGATAGTCTTCGTTCACGGCGGGCCGAAGGGAATGTACGGCCACCGCTTCGTCTACGAGATGCAGTTGATGGCGAACAAGGGCTACTATGTTGTCTACGTCAACCCGCGCGGTAGCGACGGTTACGACGAGGACTTCGCGCTCCGCGTTCTTGAGAGGACCGGCCTGGAGGACTTCGAGGACATAATGACCGGAATAGAGGAGTTCTTCAAGCTCGAGCCCCAGGCCGACAGGGAGAGGGTTGGCATAACGGGCATAAGCTACGGTGGCTTCATGACCAACTGGGCGTTAACGCAGAGCGACCTCTTCAAGGCCGGAATCAGCGAGAACGGCATAAGCTACTGGCTGACGAGTTACGCTTTCTCGGACATAGGCCTCTGGTTCGACGTCGAGGTCATCGGCCCGAATCCGCTCGAAAACGAGAACTACAGGAAATTAAGCCCGCTGTTCTACGCGAAGAACGTGAAGGCCCCGATACTGCTCATACACTCGCTCGAGGACTACCGCTGTCCGCTCGACCAGAGCCTGATGTTCTACAACGTTCTGAAGGACCTCGGTAAGGAGGCCTACATAGCCGTCTTCAAGAGGGGCCCGCACGGCCACAGCATCCGCGGAAGCCCGAAGCACCGCTCGAAGCGCTACAAGCTCTTCGTGGAGTTCTTCGAGAGGAAGCTTAGGAAGTACGAGGAGGGCTTCGACGTTGAGAAGATACTGAAGGAGAAACCTTAA
- a CDS encoding serine/threonine protein kinase: MTFENIIGRKKLGRFLNHLEGLGLAEVRPFSKGTTSLVFLGELNGKKVVVKLQRPDSPRNNFEREARILKTIEPFGITPPLLFTGVFEGLPYLVREFAEGEPVLYADIEKRHLFGIAEKTALLDRLYLDHGQIQGGKHIIVGEDVYIIDFEKAGWRKPNNLTSAFSMLFVGRNAISERLYLKFGLDEGFREEVKEALREYKRTGKLSRLLGLLSGL, from the coding sequence ATGACGTTTGAAAACATCATCGGTCGTAAGAAACTGGGGCGGTTTCTGAACCATCTTGAAGGTCTTGGTTTAGCTGAGGTCAGGCCGTTCTCCAAAGGAACCACGAGCCTCGTCTTCCTCGGCGAGTTGAACGGAAAAAAGGTCGTCGTGAAGCTTCAGAGGCCGGATTCGCCGAGGAACAACTTTGAAAGGGAGGCTAGGATACTAAAAACTATAGAGCCCTTTGGAATAACTCCTCCGCTCCTCTTCACTGGGGTCTTTGAGGGTCTTCCGTATCTCGTCAGGGAGTTCGCCGAGGGTGAGCCCGTTCTCTACGCCGATATTGAAAAGCGCCACCTCTTCGGGATAGCCGAGAAAACGGCCCTGCTCGACAGGCTCTACCTCGACCACGGCCAGATTCAGGGTGGCAAGCACATCATCGTCGGCGAGGACGTTTACATCATAGACTTCGAGAAAGCCGGCTGGAGGAAGCCGAACAACCTAACCTCGGCCTTTTCGATGCTCTTCGTCGGCAGAAACGCGATTTCCGAAAGACTTTACCTGAAGTTCGGTCTCGACGAGGGTTTCAGGGAGGAGGTAAAAGAAGCGCTGAGGGAGTACAAGAGAACCGGAAAGCTTTCACGCCTTCTGGGCCTTCTTTCCGGCCTTTAG
- a CDS encoding Lrp/AsnC family transcriptional regulator: protein MVTAFILMVTAAGKEREVMEKLLAMPEVKEAYVVYGEYDLVVKVETDTLKDLDQFITEKIRRMPEIQMTSTMIAI, encoded by the coding sequence ATGGTGACGGCTTTTATTTTGATGGTTACGGCCGCTGGAAAGGAAAGGGAAGTTATGGAGAAGCTTCTCGCCATGCCAGAAGTTAAGGAGGCCTACGTCGTTTACGGCGAGTACGACCTTGTCGTTAAGGTTGAGACAGACACGCTCAAGGACCTCGACCAGTTCATAACGGAGAAGATAAGGCGCATGCCGGAAATCCAGATGACCTCGACGATGATAGCCATCTGA
- a CDS encoding TIGR00153 family protein: MQVWTKLFAKSPFKPLIKHAEVVIQTVETLEKALQAWHEGNVEEMERLAIEVDRLEDVADRIKEEIRDSLSSKLMMAVSREDVLIYLHMQDKVADSAEDTAKWLLVKSPCDIPEEIKDVILQMGTESIKAAKLVYEAIVQMDRVIESGFAENEIAREYELIRTIEEVESKIDGLDTRLMKLVFENADKLDWGTGFCILNIARTISNISDKAKDAAERIRLMMNK; this comes from the coding sequence ATGCAGGTTTGGACCAAGCTCTTCGCGAAGAGCCCCTTCAAACCCCTGATAAAGCACGCGGAAGTGGTCATCCAGACGGTTGAAACCCTTGAGAAGGCCCTCCAGGCCTGGCACGAGGGAAACGTTGAGGAGATGGAGAGGCTCGCCATCGAGGTTGACAGGCTTGAGGACGTTGCCGACAGGATAAAGGAAGAAATCCGCGATTCGCTCAGCTCTAAGCTCATGATGGCGGTCTCGCGCGAGGACGTACTCATATACCTCCACATGCAGGACAAGGTCGCCGACTCCGCCGAGGACACCGCCAAGTGGTTGCTTGTGAAGAGTCCCTGCGACATTCCCGAGGAGATAAAGGACGTAATCCTCCAGATGGGAACCGAGAGCATAAAAGCTGCAAAGCTCGTTTACGAGGCGATAGTGCAAATGGACAGGGTTATAGAGAGTGGCTTCGCTGAGAACGAGATAGCAAGGGAATACGAACTGATTCGGACCATAGAGGAAGTGGAGAGCAAGATTGACGGCCTCGACACCAGGCTGATGAAGCTCGTCTTCGAGAACGCCGATAAGCTCGACTGGGGAACAGGCTTCTGCATCCTGAACATAGCGAGGACAATCAGCAACATCTCGGACAAGGCCAAGGACGCCGCCGAGAGGATAAGGCTGATGATGAACAAGTAA
- a CDS encoding inorganic phosphate transporter, with product MDPWLIATILLGFWMAWNIGANDVANSMGTAVGAKAITPKQAAVIAGVMNFTGAYFFGKSVTETIRKGILDPSKITDPWVIVYGSLAALLAASIWLIFATYNGLPVSTTHSIIGGVVGYGLVYAGTGIVDWGKLAQVVLSWILSPIFGAIVAFFVFKAVRRSILVRADPVKSARHWAPFWIGLAFVVIGTMFYIKVIHGKNLVHGVLFYGIPAGIVVFVLSYLLIRVHFKPSDPYIGVESIFRKVQVVTSAYVALAHGSNDVANAVGPIAAAYAVITMGLAGMKVPVPRWILAMGGLGIAVGIFMYGYKVMETVGKKITELTNTRGFSIDFSAATVILVASWLGMPISTTHTVVGAVVGVGLARGIKAINTSILKDIVISWFVTVPVAAAISAVIFKVLMLVG from the coding sequence ATGGACCCGTGGCTAATAGCTACGATACTCCTTGGTTTCTGGATGGCGTGGAACATCGGTGCAAACGACGTGGCCAACTCGATGGGAACTGCAGTCGGTGCGAAGGCCATAACGCCGAAGCAGGCCGCGGTCATAGCCGGAGTTATGAACTTCACGGGCGCTTATTTCTTCGGTAAGAGCGTGACCGAGACGATAAGGAAGGGAATCCTTGACCCCAGCAAGATTACAGACCCGTGGGTAATCGTTTACGGCTCCCTTGCGGCCCTTCTCGCGGCGAGCATCTGGCTCATCTTCGCCACGTACAACGGCCTGCCCGTCTCGACAACCCACTCAATCATCGGCGGTGTCGTTGGCTACGGACTCGTATACGCGGGAACCGGAATAGTGGACTGGGGCAAGCTTGCCCAGGTCGTCCTGAGCTGGATTCTCTCGCCGATATTCGGCGCGATAGTTGCGTTCTTCGTGTTCAAGGCCGTTAGGAGGAGCATCCTTGTGAGGGCCGACCCTGTCAAAAGTGCACGCCACTGGGCTCCTTTCTGGATTGGCCTCGCCTTCGTGGTCATCGGGACGATGTTCTACATAAAGGTCATCCACGGGAAAAACCTCGTCCACGGTGTCCTGTTCTACGGAATCCCCGCGGGCATCGTCGTGTTTGTCCTCAGTTACCTTCTTATTAGAGTCCACTTCAAGCCCAGCGACCCCTACATAGGAGTCGAGAGCATATTCCGAAAGGTTCAGGTGGTTACTTCAGCTTACGTGGCCCTTGCTCATGGCTCAAACGATGTTGCCAACGCCGTCGGCCCAATAGCGGCCGCTTATGCTGTCATAACGATGGGTCTCGCGGGTATGAAGGTTCCCGTTCCCAGATGGATTCTTGCGATGGGCGGTCTGGGAATAGCTGTCGGCATATTCATGTACGGCTACAAGGTCATGGAGACCGTCGGGAAGAAGATTACCGAGCTCACGAACACAAGGGGCTTCTCCATCGACTTCTCCGCCGCCACCGTCATACTCGTGGCCAGCTGGCTGGGAATGCCAATCTCGACGACTCACACGGTCGTTGGGGCCGTCGTCGGCGTTGGCCTCGCCAGGGGAATCAAGGCGATAAACACTTCAATCCTGAAGGACATAGTGATTTCATGGTTCGTGACGGTTCCGGTTGCGGCCGCGATAAGCGCCGTCATATTCAAGGTCTTAATGCTCGTGGGGTGA
- a CDS encoding metallophosphoesterase, producing MRRLIALVLVLVVLAGGCIGSTQTQSSTTSTPQPTGINFAKYPTGKVIGSWWELFNETFYVSDGYEGLVKHYFPNAKVEPFSQFKGSGIVVLSPGDEVSSRILFGKPVQVQKLEPFGYIAYKYGTHLPGPWLGAIAILNSDKGPLMVVTGTSKAGVGASLYFLKELKDRKISVDPNAVVRSGSFEGILLKEFGDVNFNGIPDSDEHYELYQLLYDEPFNYYWRVVKGENVTVSGGFIRLVNGTTVYIRALGFNVTVKVENPKNVQLTYVIENVNPELMVLPEGTKILDNTTIEFTTSEPSFSIVAKNVSEYRVLAFGDHRPASGDKPPEVFLKIMADVNNESGAFVIDGGDLVYSGTIYQWANLMKVWHWNKPVFIAVGNHEYQGEGVSIFHYYFGPTDYAFSLGNYRYIFANDISNDYSLTDEQFAWLKKQFEIAKERGERPVVVMHAPPYDPRPGGDDHAMSEESAKELLKLMKEYNAFGIFSHIHIYWNGTYDGVHFIITGGGGAPLYAKPDEGGFYHYTILTMEPDGKVDIKVVKVST from the coding sequence ATGAGGCGTTTGATTGCACTTGTTTTGGTTCTGGTCGTTCTGGCCGGTGGATGCATAGGTTCAACCCAGACGCAGAGCTCAACAACATCAACCCCCCAGCCCACTGGAATTAACTTCGCCAAGTATCCCACAGGAAAGGTCATCGGAAGCTGGTGGGAGCTCTTCAACGAGACGTTCTACGTCAGCGACGGCTACGAGGGTCTGGTTAAGCACTACTTCCCGAACGCAAAGGTCGAGCCCTTCTCCCAGTTCAAGGGAAGCGGTATAGTCGTTCTCTCGCCGGGAGACGAGGTCAGTTCAAGGATACTCTTCGGAAAACCGGTTCAGGTTCAGAAACTTGAACCCTTCGGTTACATCGCCTACAAGTATGGAACCCACCTTCCGGGCCCCTGGCTTGGCGCCATAGCGATTCTCAACTCCGATAAGGGTCCCCTCATGGTCGTCACTGGAACGAGCAAGGCCGGCGTCGGTGCTTCGCTCTACTTCCTCAAGGAGCTCAAGGACAGGAAGATTTCGGTCGACCCCAACGCTGTCGTTCGCTCCGGTTCCTTTGAGGGAATCCTCCTCAAGGAGTTCGGTGACGTTAACTTCAACGGAATCCCAGATAGCGATGAGCACTACGAGCTCTACCAGCTCCTCTACGACGAGCCCTTCAACTACTACTGGAGGGTTGTGAAAGGCGAAAACGTCACCGTCAGCGGTGGCTTCATAAGGCTCGTCAACGGCACGACGGTCTACATACGGGCCCTCGGCTTCAACGTCACCGTGAAGGTTGAGAACCCGAAGAACGTCCAGCTGACCTACGTCATCGAGAACGTCAACCCAGAACTCATGGTTCTTCCGGAGGGAACCAAAATCCTCGACAACACCACGATAGAGTTCACCACGAGTGAGCCGAGCTTTTCAATAGTTGCCAAGAACGTTAGCGAATACCGCGTCCTCGCTTTCGGCGACCACAGGCCGGCAAGCGGTGACAAGCCCCCAGAGGTCTTCCTCAAGATAATGGCGGACGTCAACAACGAGAGCGGGGCCTTCGTCATAGACGGTGGCGACCTCGTTTACTCCGGCACAATCTACCAGTGGGCCAACCTCATGAAGGTCTGGCACTGGAACAAGCCGGTCTTCATAGCGGTCGGAAACCACGAGTACCAGGGCGAGGGAGTGAGCATCTTCCACTACTACTTCGGCCCGACTGATTACGCCTTCAGCCTCGGAAACTACCGCTACATCTTCGCCAACGACATAAGCAACGACTACAGTCTGACCGACGAGCAGTTCGCCTGGCTCAAGAAGCAGTTTGAAATAGCCAAGGAGCGCGGTGAGAGGCCTGTCGTCGTTATGCACGCACCGCCCTACGACCCGAGGCCCGGCGGAGACGACCACGCTATGAGCGAGGAGAGCGCGAAGGAACTCCTAAAGCTCATGAAGGAGTACAACGCCTTCGGAATCTTCAGCCACATTCACATATACTGGAACGGAACCTACGACGGCGTTCACTTCATCATAACCGGCGGAGGAGGTGCGCCCCTCTACGCGAAGCCCGACGAGGGTGGCTTCTATCACTACACCATCTTGACGATGGAACCCGATGGAAAGGTTGACATAAAGGTGGTCAAGGTCTCCACCTGA
- a CDS encoding cupin domain-containing protein — translation MFVGHYQDVPEKDTGFEGVTIRWLVSPKLGAKNFAMRYFVMKKGAEIPIHQHDWEHEIFIMKGEGIITNGKEEHHVKAGNFLYVPPNEPHGYKALSDTFEFLCLIPAKKEAIPKEEWA, via the coding sequence ATGTTCGTCGGGCACTACCAAGATGTCCCGGAGAAGGACACCGGTTTTGAGGGCGTGACCATAAGGTGGCTCGTTTCTCCGAAGCTTGGCGCCAAGAATTTCGCCATGCGCTACTTCGTCATGAAGAAGGGCGCCGAGATTCCGATACACCAGCACGACTGGGAGCACGAGATTTTCATCATGAAGGGAGAAGGGATAATAACCAACGGAAAGGAGGAGCACCACGTTAAAGCTGGAAACTTCCTCTACGTCCCGCCCAACGAGCCCCACGGCTACAAGGCCCTGAGCGACACCTTCGAGTTCCTCTGCCTCATTCCAGCGAAGAAAGAGGCCATTCCCAAGGAGGAGTGGGCTTAA
- a CDS encoding signal peptidase I, which translates to MGRRVDWFSVLSYAVVIFVAVVLVLHFVFGFQYVVILTDSMKPHINPGDLVVTKPVPPSELHVGDVILYEIHLGNATYRITHRIVAIKRDDSGRIYFVTKGDNRKYTDPWRVYPDQVIGKVILVIPKVGLVWYYTPLIVLLIFLFIIGSLAYEIALILLEEEPPRPKWAKPSLLAIKRKKLKRYYRR; encoded by the coding sequence ATGGGGAGGCGCGTTGACTGGTTTTCAGTGCTCTCGTATGCGGTCGTGATATTCGTCGCGGTCGTGTTAGTCCTCCACTTCGTCTTCGGCTTCCAGTACGTCGTTATCTTGACGGACTCAATGAAGCCCCACATAAACCCCGGCGACCTCGTCGTCACCAAGCCGGTTCCTCCCTCCGAGCTTCACGTCGGCGACGTAATACTCTATGAGATTCACCTTGGAAACGCCACTTACCGGATAACCCACAGGATAGTGGCAATCAAACGGGACGATTCTGGTCGAATCTACTTCGTGACGAAGGGCGACAACCGAAAGTACACCGACCCCTGGCGCGTTTATCCGGACCAGGTTATCGGGAAGGTAATCCTCGTGATTCCAAAGGTTGGCCTGGTCTGGTACTACACTCCTCTGATAGTCCTCCTGATTTTCCTGTTCATAATCGGTAGTCTGGCCTATGAGATTGCCCTCATACTCCTCGAAGAAGAACCACCGAGGCCCAAGTGGGCCAAACCTTCACTGCTCGCAATCAAAAGGAAAAAGCTGAAGAGGTACTACCGCCGTTAA
- a CDS encoding tRNA (N(6)-L-threonylcarbamoyladenosine(37)-C(2))-methylthiotransferase translates to MVKVHVESYGCSRNKADGEIMEALLLKAGHELVETPERADYVVVNTCAVKDPTEFKMAKRIRELLDSGKRVIVTGCLVHVNPDVIDPRVSGILGVKSIDRIAEAIDVAERGGKLVSVEGWRERNPDKLELPRLWKPGVAFVVPISEGCLNACTYCATRFARGVLKSYKPELVVKWVKEALARGYKEIILSSEDTGCYGFDIGTNLAELLDEITAIEGEFRIRVGMMNPNHVLKFLDELIEAYLDEKVYRFLHLPVQSGDNEVLRRMGRTYTVEEFEEIVYAFRRKIPDLNLNTDIIVGFPGETDEAFRNTVELVKRIKPDKINVSRYSARPGTIASRWKQLPGWLVKERSRLLHRLRLQIAYEINRVYLGRTVEVLVHGPGKKGGVEGRTFNYKDIILDSGEAGELLKARVTWVGSTYLRGVPVED, encoded by the coding sequence ATGGTTAAAGTTCACGTCGAGAGCTACGGTTGCTCAAGGAACAAGGCAGACGGCGAGATAATGGAGGCCCTTCTTCTGAAAGCGGGCCACGAGTTAGTTGAGACTCCGGAGCGGGCCGACTACGTCGTCGTCAACACCTGCGCGGTTAAGGACCCCACTGAGTTCAAGATGGCGAAAAGGATTAGGGAGCTCCTCGATTCCGGGAAGAGGGTAATCGTTACCGGCTGTCTCGTCCACGTCAACCCCGATGTGATAGACCCGCGCGTCTCGGGGATTCTGGGAGTTAAGAGCATAGACAGAATCGCCGAGGCGATTGACGTTGCCGAGCGCGGTGGAAAGCTCGTCAGCGTGGAAGGCTGGCGCGAGAGGAACCCTGACAAGCTCGAACTCCCGCGCCTCTGGAAGCCCGGCGTCGCCTTCGTGGTTCCCATAAGCGAGGGTTGCCTCAACGCCTGCACCTACTGCGCGACGCGCTTTGCTCGAGGAGTTCTCAAGAGTTACAAGCCGGAACTCGTCGTCAAATGGGTGAAGGAAGCCCTGGCGAGAGGATACAAGGAGATTATCCTGTCGAGCGAGGACACCGGTTGCTACGGTTTTGATATCGGGACGAACTTGGCTGAGCTTCTCGATGAGATAACGGCCATTGAAGGGGAGTTCAGGATAAGGGTCGGCATGATGAACCCCAACCACGTCCTCAAGTTCCTCGACGAGCTGATTGAGGCCTATCTGGACGAGAAGGTTTACCGCTTCCTCCATCTGCCGGTTCAGAGTGGTGACAACGAGGTTCTCAGGAGAATGGGGAGAACCTACACCGTTGAGGAGTTCGAGGAGATAGTTTATGCCTTCCGGAGGAAGATTCCGGACCTGAACCTCAACACCGACATCATAGTTGGCTTTCCCGGGGAAACTGATGAGGCCTTCAGGAACACGGTCGAGCTTGTTAAGCGGATTAAGCCGGACAAGATTAACGTCTCCCGTTACTCCGCCCGGCCGGGAACGATAGCTTCCCGCTGGAAGCAGTTACCTGGCTGGCTCGTCAAGGAGCGCTCGAGGCTTTTGCACCGCCTGAGGCTTCAGATAGCCTACGAGATAAACAGGGTTTATCTCGGAAGAACCGTCGAGGTTCTCGTCCACGGGCCGGGTAAGAAGGGTGGAGTCGAGGGGAGAACCTTCAACTACAAGGATATAATCCTTGACTCTGGCGAGGCCGGTGAACTCCTCAAGGCAAGGGTTACCTGGGTCGGGTCTACCTACCTGCGGGGTGTCCCTGTGGAGGATTGA
- a CDS encoding TRAM domain-containing protein, translated as MYGDRYGGYGRDYGSEAPVKVGERYKVKIESLGKGGDGIAKIQGFVIFVPNTQVGDEVEIVINSVKRKFAFASVIE; from the coding sequence ATGTACGGAGACAGATATGGTGGATATGGAAGGGACTACGGAAGCGAGGCCCCCGTTAAGGTTGGAGAGCGCTACAAGGTCAAGATTGAGAGCCTTGGAAAGGGTGGCGATGGAATCGCCAAGATTCAGGGCTTCGTGATATTCGTCCCGAACACCCAGGTTGGAGACGAGGTTGAGATTGTGATTAACTCCGTCAAGAGGAAGTTCGCCTTCGCCTCGGTCATCGAGTGA
- a CDS encoding nickel-dependent hydrogenase large subunit — MGEIKLDRVCRVAGEAKLVLYEEDGTVQDALFIATAPVRGFEKMVIGKNPLFAVEAVMRICGLCHASHGIAAVEAVEHAIGIAPPRNGLLMREALGLINRAQSHTLQFLMMAGDLIKEEKRNEVLFRLMDFHAKVSDYLLKLGGAATHPPNLTIGGMLRVPKWSVFNNLKARFPDLMKSWEELKEVLLDEDVQTEIAGELREARREMPYLASSFFYGDRYNIRTDKVETMPYYEFRKEEPARESTTLVAFYDGKKVEAGPRARMKTYREFRDDSLYGIHLARVLDVELAILRLGEILDEINMNEAFRVKNMNFGPGRGVGVYEAPRGTLIHYLELGEEGRVVSSKIVVPTMFNIPVMEEMAKGLNVKTAEAVMRLYDPCIPCTTHVVRMR, encoded by the coding sequence TTGGGCGAGATTAAGCTCGATAGGGTCTGTCGCGTCGCTGGCGAGGCGAAGCTCGTACTCTACGAGGAGGACGGAACCGTTCAGGATGCACTCTTCATCGCAACCGCACCGGTCAGGGGCTTCGAGAAGATGGTTATCGGAAAGAACCCGCTCTTCGCAGTCGAGGCTGTCATGAGGATATGTGGCCTCTGCCACGCGTCCCACGGCATAGCGGCGGTGGAGGCCGTCGAGCACGCGATAGGAATAGCACCGCCGAGGAACGGCCTTCTCATGAGGGAAGCGTTGGGGCTGATAAACAGGGCCCAGAGCCACACACTCCAGTTCCTCATGATGGCGGGAGACCTGATAAAGGAGGAAAAGAGAAACGAGGTGCTCTTCAGGCTCATGGACTTCCACGCAAAGGTAAGCGACTACCTGCTCAAGCTCGGTGGCGCGGCAACGCACCCGCCGAACCTGACAATCGGCGGAATGCTCCGCGTCCCAAAGTGGAGCGTTTTCAACAACCTGAAGGCGAGGTTTCCGGACCTCATGAAGAGCTGGGAGGAGCTGAAAGAGGTTCTCCTCGACGAGGACGTCCAGACAGAGATAGCGGGGGAGCTTAGGGAAGCGAGGAGGGAGATGCCATACCTCGCGAGCAGTTTCTTCTACGGCGACCGCTACAACATAAGGACCGACAAAGTGGAGACGATGCCCTACTATGAGTTCAGGAAGGAGGAACCCGCGAGGGAATCAACGACGCTCGTCGCTTTCTACGACGGGAAGAAGGTCGAGGCCGGTCCGAGGGCGAGGATGAAGACCTATCGCGAGTTCAGGGATGACTCCCTCTACGGAATCCACCTCGCGAGGGTTCTGGACGTTGAACTCGCAATACTCCGTCTGGGAGAGATTCTCGACGAGATTAACATGAACGAGGCATTCAGGGTCAAGAACATGAACTTCGGGCCGGGAAGGGGCGTTGGCGTTTACGAGGCGCCGAGGGGGACGCTGATACACTACCTCGAACTCGGCGAGGAGGGGCGCGTGGTCAGCTCGAAAATAGTCGTCCCGACGATGTTCAACATCCCGGTCATGGAGGAGATGGCGAAGGGCCTGAACGTTAAGACGGCGGAGGCCGTTATGAGGCTCTACGACCCGTGCATCCCCTGCACGACCCACGTCGTGAGGATGAGGTGA
- a CDS encoding 4Fe-4S binding protein: MVMEKLKVLHVDIGGCEGCNVSIIRAYPKLMDSVELDISYLRDGECKYDEYDVALITGGVCMNEPRIGEELKEIREKAKVVVAFGSCASLGGILRFCRGGQAPRPDHRNFQPINSVIEVDYSIPGCPPTPQMLQSFFKYFMAGNETRLKLFKVTAGVKKLSGFDLIDDVVLTGLCIGCGACELSCPTGAIKLIDKRPTLAQERCIRCGTCYIRCPRASQIICLGGVKT, encoded by the coding sequence ATGGTTATGGAGAAACTGAAGGTCCTTCACGTTGACATAGGCGGTTGTGAGGGCTGTAACGTGAGCATCATCAGGGCCTACCCAAAGCTCATGGATAGCGTAGAGCTCGATATCTCCTACCTCCGCGACGGGGAATGCAAGTACGACGAGTACGATGTGGCCCTGATAACCGGTGGCGTCTGTATGAACGAGCCGAGAATCGGAGAGGAGCTGAAGGAGATAAGGGAGAAGGCCAAGGTCGTCGTTGCATTCGGCTCGTGCGCCTCGCTGGGCGGAATACTGCGCTTCTGTCGTGGCGGTCAGGCGCCGAGGCCGGACCACAGGAACTTCCAGCCGATAAACAGCGTCATAGAGGTGGACTACTCGATACCAGGCTGTCCACCGACGCCCCAGATGCTCCAGTCCTTCTTCAAGTACTTCATGGCCGGAAACGAGACGAGGCTCAAGCTGTTTAAGGTCACCGCGGGAGTGAAGAAGCTCAGCGGGTTCGACCTCATCGACGACGTCGTCCTAACGGGCCTCTGCATAGGCTGTGGAGCCTGCGAGCTCTCCTGCCCGACCGGGGCCATCAAGCTCATAGACAAGAGGCCGACCCTGGCCCAGGAGAGGTGCATACGCTGTGGAACCTGCTACATCCGCTGTCCGCGCGCGAGCCAGATTATATGCCTCGGGGGTGTTAAGACATGA